GCGGATCTAGATCTTCTCTCTCTTTCCCCCgcaaaactagcaagaatccatggagggattgagagatagaAAGCTCCAAGAGGTCAACAATGGTGGGGGAAAAAGCTTGCAAGAGGATTGGGGTTGAAGGTGGAAGAAGGGGGTATAAATACCCCCAAGAAAAATGTGGCCGTTGCACACAGCCGCCACCCCGGGCACCCAGACAAAAGGGGTCCGGGCACCCCGACCCAACATAGAAAAAGGCATACAACCCCGGGAACCCGGGGGCAAAACCTCGGGCACCCGCACACACATGGAAAGAAACAGGGCAGGGGGCCGAGCACCCGGGGGTCCCAACCCCGGGCACCCGGAGGGGGCCGAGTAGAGGTGGCGGAggagcccgggcacccggggtgatcagaggaggagagggagcacCCCGGATGACCCCGGGCACCCGGACGGTCAGAGAGGTCACTATGAAGGGGCTCGGGtgaccccgggcacccgcactAGGCAGAGAGATGCGGGAACTGGTAAAAATGAAACAGACACAACTTTTGCAAACAAACTCCGAATTTgatgaaaccaagtttgttggaaagctaaaGACAAGGTCTAaaacaatcttgatagaaatatcaAGAAATAGCAATTGAGAAAATACCCAAActaaaatggtgagaaccctttctCAAATAAGACCGGTAAAAACTCCAACACcaaaaatgcaaaaaaaagatGCATAGAAAATCGGTTTTCGATGGAATAGAGCTTGTCATGAAGATAACCACAAGACCTAAAACCTCACAAAGAtaaaaccaaacaagaaccaagaaatatGTGCCAAgaatgcaaaggtttgagctctctacgaatgatacgaatAAGCTACTCACTCGAGAGCCCCCCGTGATAGTACGGCTACCGATcctataatccggtctcccaACGAActccatgagaccggtaaaataggaAACCCATCAAGgaaaaacctttgccttgcacataaTCCATTTGATCTAGATGATGaagatcttgaccacctcaagttggaccacctttcttgattgcgttggcttgATGAAGACAAGTAGATTGCTCCcgcatactccactatgggtgatcCACTCTTCGGcgcatcttcacaagtccattgtcaccacaatggacggcgaGCTTCAAGCATGCATGATCTCTTcttgatgctccacttgaacttgcacaccgcaatctTGATGTCGATCACCGCTTGATGTCATCCGCCATGGGTTATATGATATCTTCCTTTTGATGCACGACCATGGAAACATGCCTAGCCCCACAAacaactctcacatagaccacgggttagtacacaaagcacaatggacaatgcttaccataccatgagatcacttgatcccgcttggtacatcttctacgctttgtgtgttgatcaacttgaatcactctttgtacttagtcttgatcaaccctgtatctttccaactctcttcattaggatgatgtcttgaaggtaaacatgaatgttcacacaatcttcttcttcttcaagacatgcttgcaatagtCTCAACTCTCACGTGACCAATTTTTGgataatagcaccttggtcaacacatatTCTTCTTCTAATaaccttgaaaccaacaaatggtCTTCAATCAATACCTACGGACAAAcacttcaaatataactcaaggcaaccattagtccatagagattgtcatcaattaccaaaaccaaacatgggggcaccacatgttctttcagcAAGGTAAATGAGTATAATGATCTTTTTTGTGGGGAATAAGTACCATGGTCTAGATTGGTTGAGATGATATGAAATGACTGGCAACAATCTCCACAGTTTTTTTGGGTGATCGGAACATTATTCTCAAGTAACATTCAAAAGTATATTTTTAAAGGGTGCATTCAAATATCaatttttcattcaatatttcataAACATGCATGAAAAGAAAAGCCAATTTGAATGTTCCTTGTGCATGCTAGATATGTAGGTCAATCTGCAAAATATCCACCGGTTGGAGAACAGTCAAAACAATAAAGTTGAACCTAATTTAGATACTTTGAAGAAAGAATTTGATTCTTTTTATGCAATTTATGAGCGAACTCAATTCTAAGAGTAGTTAAGAGTAGTCACACATTTTTGCACAACTTCAAAAACTATGTGTCGGTCTCCCTGCATTATACGACATCAGCAAtattccatatttctatgtaatTTTAGCTGAGGTGATGTTGCGCTCTCGGTAATTCAGAATGTCAAGCACATAGGACCAGACAACAAGTTTTTATGCACACCGAAGAAACTACATACTCGTTTTTttggaaaacaaaacaaaaacttGACATCAGATAAGTAAGACACCAAAAAGCCATGGGTGGATGATGATGCAAGCCTGCTGTGAGCCACAAACCCGTGAAAGTCCACACCGACTAAAAACACTTTCCCATTttagctatatttaagttgcctgGAAATTAATTTTGGGCCAGTCAATTTTTGGGCCATTGAATTCTGCTTTAAGATTCATGTACCTTTTTCTTTCTAGGTTAGTCTGTGTGTTGTCTTGGGCTTTTTCTCGCTTACCCCATATTCGAGCCAATCAATTCTTTAACGGCCCGAAGCCCATTCCAGTTCGACATAGCCTTcttctttctccttttttttgttttATGTTTTTATGTGTTTTACTTTTACTTTTTTATTCTCTTTATTagttgttttgttttgttttgtgggtATTTTTAGTATGTTGGATGAGTGTAAATATACATACAAATACTATATAATATGTGCCAAAATTTTACTATTATATGATTATTCTTTATATATTACAAAAAGAGGACTACTAGGCGCCGGCCCTAATTTCGGTCGGCCGGCTGCAGCCGCACAATTTCCTACAACATTTGCCGTTGGATCTCCCCCAGTAGGTACGTCATCTTCCTCTCCTTTGCCTTTAGATCTCTCCTCCCTGTTTTTCCCCGCTCCTCCTCACCTGTAGCTCCTCCACCGCCCCCTCCTCTCGGTGACTGTTCCTCCGCTCCTCGCGGCCCAGTGGTCGGTGCTCTCCTCCCTCCCACTCCTCCCCGCAGTGATGTTGTGATGATGCTACATGAAACTGATGACAAGAACTGGTCGCTGCTCGCAGCTTTGCCTCCGATGATCGAAGCACTGACCACAACGATTGCAACTCCGTCGTCCATGGTTGCAGCTTCGCCCATCTCTATGCATCGGCTCTCGTTGCCTCCAGTTGCAATTCGACGTCGGCTGTCGCTGCTAGCATGCAGCTCCCATGACCGCCCGTTGCAACCTTGTTTTGCTAGGTTGTAGCAAAACCAATTGCCGGTGGTAGCATCCCCGACCACTGGCCCATCGGTCGTAGCCAAAAAACTTGTCGagccaccgtgcgccattgcagCTCCGTCGTTGCCGCTTGTTGCACTACTGCACGCGGTTGCAGCACCACGTCCTACGATTGCAGCTTTTACGATGACAGGTTTCAACAAATCTGCCGCCTGTCATGTCAGCACTGGGTTTGTAGCTCTGTTGGTGCTAGTTCCATCAATTCTAGAGGCTGGTTATAGCATTTCCAACAGCCGTTTGCAGCTTTGCCGCGGTCGGTTACAGCTCTAGCGATGGCCGGTTCTAACATTGCTGGTGCCCCTGGTTGTAGCTCTTCTGACTGCTGGTTCTAGCATTTCTGGTGCATGGTTGCAGCTCCACCGATGGTCGTTCCAGCAATAAAAATGTCGCCCACGTCGCAGGGTCCAGTGTGTCGTCTCTAGCGCCGGCGTCTGACCCGCGGCGACATCGCTCTTCGCCTTCGACAGCTGCAGTGACTCAGTGCGCGTAGCTAAGAGGAATCAGGCTCGTGTGTGCTCTATGAAGAAGACGATGGTGTGGGGGAGAAGACGACCGAGGGAAACGAGTGGTGGAGGTTCACGTGCGTAGTGATAAGGTTTGACCCCTTTCAGGATAACGCACAACCGCATGATCTGTTGGTATCCAACGCAGCGCGGTCGGCGTGCTGTTTTCAAACATTTTCCTTACAAAAAGTGCAATTTCAGTGCAAATTGTGtgctagttttcttcttcttaaaGAAAATACCAATGCCAGTAATTCATTATATTTTacaaaacttcattattttgataTTATTTTAATGTTTATTTCATTTTCATTCTACtttaagggtaataccaatgtcACCAATTCATTGGTTCTTAGATTTTTGTTTTGAAATCACTTTTAtatgcttattcttgcatatttTTAAAAAAGCGCAATTTTTATGTATATTTTGTGCAATTTTTGTTACTCTTTGCTTTAGATTTTGTTAtccattttcttttcttttaaaaTGGTAATACCAATGCCGGTGCAATTTCGTGCACTGTTGTGCGCAAGTTTTTAAAGGTTTTTCTTATCTTAAAGGGTTTcattgttttaattattttaacCTTTTGTTTTGTCTCTTCTAAAAGGGTAATTTTGTTTCATTCTTTTTGTCACAAATTCATTCTTCCACAGAAAACTTcatatttttttatttgttttagATTTTAttacattttttattttttttatttcatttttaaGGGCAATACCGATGTCACTAATCCATTACTTTTTAGAAAACACTTTCTTGCGAAAATTTCACTAGCATATATTTATTTAGCCAGGTAACAAATTAGCCCGACCCAATTTGCCTATGTGTGAGGCCTTTACGTGGTTGGCTTGCACTTCACAACCATGCAGTATGGCCGGCCTGCCCTGTACTCGATGGGAGCATCCAACGCGTCAATTTTGAAGAAAATAAAATTGGCTGATACAAATTCATGTAAGTCAATTCTGATAGAAAACCGACTTGCCCAAATTATGTTTTCAGGCGACTTGTCCCTAGCTAGTCCAAAACTTTCCTGCAGCCGCGGGGAGCTCTTCCGTTTCTGGTCTGTTTCGCACCACCAGCCGATAAGGATCCATCCATGCACGCCACATCAGAAGCTTAATTCTCCTCATTACCGTCAAGAGAGAGCCATCACCACACCTGGTTCACCTCCTGCCTAGTACTACAAGAAATAAACAAACCACAAGAACCATACTAGAAGAATCTAGAGATTCAGAGCATAGGAGAAGACAAAACTGGTGCGAGGAGCAGGGCGTGTACATAGGAGGAGTCACACTGGCGTAGGCCAGCCTTGCTTACTCACAAGTCAGTCCCGTCACTCCCTGTCGCGCGCGAGAGACCAGATCGCCATGGACATGGCACGCTACGTTGCGTTCCACCAGCAGTGGATCGCGGGCCAGCAGGCGGGCCTCCGCGAGCTCGCGGAGGCGGCAGCCAATGCCGCCACCGAGCGCGCCACGGACGCGGAGCTGAGGGCCGTGGTGGAGAGGTGCATGCGCGGGTACCAGGAgtacgccgccagccggcgtgcCATGGCGCGCGAGAACGGTGCGGCCTTCGTCGCCCCGCCGTGGTGCACGGCGTTTGAGAACTCCGTGCTCTGGCTCGGGGGCTGCCGGCCGTCGCTGGCAATCCGGCTGCTCTACTCCATCTCCGGCGAAGGCCTGGAGGAGGACATCGAGGAGTTCGTCAGCGGCCGCGGTCGCGGCCTCGCAGAGGAGATGGGCCTCATCGGGATCACGGCCACGCAGCTGCAGCAGATCAATGATCTCCACCGCTGCACGCTGCGCGACGAGGGTTACCTGACGGAGCGCCTCGCGAGTCTGCAGGAGAACATCGCCGACCGGCCGCTGCTTCCGATCGTCCGGGAGcgcgccgcggcggcggcagcattAGTCGGCCAGGGCCGGAGCGCTAAGCGCGACGACATTGCCGGACGGCTCGCGGCAGCAGAATCGTCAGGAGGACTCGCGGCCGAGGTGGACGCGGCGATGGAGAGCTACTCGGCCGGGCTGGCCAGGCTCCTGGAGGAAGCGGACGAGCTACGCATGTCGACGGCCAGGGCACTGGCAACGGAGATATTGACGCCGCGGCAGGCGGTGGAGATGCTGGTGGCAGCCAAGCAGCTGCACCTGGCGGTGCGCGACTGGAGCCGCCGGAAGGAGGAGGGCGCCCAGAACGCGCGTCTGCCGCGCGCAGCCGCAGCGACGACCGCCCCTTCCGGCTGAACCCCATGACAGGCTCGCCATTCCTCAACTAGCTTGCTTTGCCGCTCCAACATAAGTGTACACAGTCTGAATAATCTGTTTATTCTGGATTTTTAGATATTAGTATCGTTGTTTCTCTGCCATTATATAACCTGCCTGCACAAACTGCATGCTTGTGTTCTAAGTTGAAGTTCCTCCTACTACTCCTGTCCAATACAGTAGTATATATGTATCCGTAACTAGTTTCTTGTGTGCTTGCAGTTGCATATGTTCGCTCTCTAGTCTGATCCGTTCTTTTTTTTATAGTAGTACTAGTTTATTCATAATTCCTTGGATTGGAATCCTGAAGAGCGGAGGAAATGGGGCGGACGGGAACTGCGAGACGAGAGGAGCGGTTAGTTTATCGACTTCCGTTTCCCGTCGCTGTCGCCCACGGCGCACCGGTGGCGCGACGCGCTCTGGGGGTGGCGCCAGGTCCGCATGGCCCGGTGTCGCTCGCCGGCTCGCGTCGCGCGGCGCGCGGCGCGCGTCGTTTGGTTTGGTCGCGTACGGCGTGGCCGCCGCATGGGCGAAGGAGCCGCGCGTGCTTGCGCATGCTGGACGCGTGGGCCGTGGAGCATGCAATGCGTTCTGTTCTAATCTGATCGGCGGGGGCGGGCACTGGTCGCGGCGTGCTTCCTGCTGACGGACCGCCGAGGAGTGTCAGCCTAGCTGCTGATGGGAACAGGGCGGCGCCGGTAGGCTTTTGAGACGGGCTACACCGTTCGATGGCGTTGGAGGCCGTTTTCTTTTTACCATTTCTTGAGTCAGATCTGATCCTGGTTCGAAGAAATTTCGAAATCTGACCGTTTTTCTACCGTCGAGGCCATCGGGTATACAAGCCTACCGTCAAGGTTCATGGCGGTAGACAACTTATCCACGAAACAACCTCGCCACGAAACAGGCTCGCGCTAGCCGGTAGGCATGTATAAGCATTGTATTTGATATTTTATTTTTTTACAGTAGGGTGTGCACCCCTACCGTCAAGGGCCTCGGCGGCAGGCTATTATACTCTACCATTATTGACCCCCGTGGTAGGAAAAGGATCAAATCTAAAAAAAAAATCGAAATCAGGGTCGAAATGGTCAAAATACCAAAAATAGACACCGTCGGAGTATCTACAACCGAATTGAATTTCTCAAGGGTCTGTCTAGAACTCAGTCGGCTGAGACAGTCTCAGTCGAGTGACGCCAGCGTAGTTTTTTCTAAAAGCGGCACGGCAGGATGCGACAAACGGCGGTGAAAAATGTTGCAACAGTACGACAACAAATGCCACAAACCGTTCTAACTAAAATGGTACAGTCGTCAATGAAGGATGTTGCAACCAGCGAGATGGCGTGCTACAATTGATGAGGAACGGCATGCTACAACCACCAAGACGGATGCTACAATCTGTAAAAAAATATTGCAAATGATGGGACAAAATGCTGCAAGGTCGACTGAGATATAAAAAATATATTATAAATGATGGAACAAAATGCTGCAAGGTCGACTGAGACTTGGTTAAATTTCAGTTGACTGAGTTTTAGAAAGCCCGATTTCTCAAACCCTCTTCGAATATCCCATCGTCGTTGGCTGcacaaaaaataaaaatgaaatcATTCAATTAGATTTCTTAAACGGCGCCTGCTACGAATGAACTAACTTGTGTCCTACAGAAATCAATCGGCTCGTCGGTCGGCGGATCCTTCCCCTGCGTAGTCGTTAGATCCAGTCAACGCAACTCCTAGGTCATCGTCCGCGCGCCGCATCAATGTGTAGAAGACTAGGTTTAGGATGTGTAACACGTAATACATTGATTGGATGCACTAGGCATGTATATATCATGTACAAGAGAGGCCATGACTTCAGCTATACATATACCTAGGAGGTGGGCCCATGACAAAATATTACAAGCACAAATATATTCAACACACCCTCACAGTCAAAGCGTCGCCAGAGACACAGAGACTGAAACGAAACTCCTCGAAGATGAAAGTGGGCAGTCCCGTAGTCAGCATATCGGCGAACTGTTGTGCGGTCGGAACATGGAGAACCCATATGCGTCCAAGGGCTACCTGGCTACCTGTTCACACACAAAATGGATATCAAGCTCGATGTGCTTCATCCGATGATGATGAACGGGGTTGGCGGAAAGCTACACAGCGGAGATGTTGTCATAGTAGACAACCGTGGCCAGTGAGACGTCGTGATGCAACTCCTGGAGCAACTGTCGAAGCCAGGTGCACTCGGCGACGGCGTTAGCTACCGCTCGGTACTCTACCTCCGCGCTAGAGAGCGACACCGTGGGTTGTCGTTTGGACGACCACGAGATCAGGGAGGGACCAAGATAGACGCAATAGCCAGAAGTGGAGCGACGTGTATCGGGATAGCCAACCCAATCAGCATCGGAGCAGGCCACCATATCCATGGAAGGAGATGCCATCAGTGTCAGCCCAAGAGACATCATGCCACGGATATAGCGGAGCATCCGTTTCACGAGGTTTCAATGGGAGTCATGAGGAGCGTGCATGTGGAGACACACCTGCTAAACGACATACTACAAGTCTGGTCTGGTGAGCAGCAGATACTGGAGAGCACCAACAGTGGACCGATAGAACAGGGCATCCGACGCAGGGGAACCATCCAGAGCAGAAAGCTTGGCCTTCGTGTCAACAGGAATAGCGACAGGGTTGCAGTTGAGCATACCGACACGCTCAAGCAACTCATGTGCATAATTCTATTGATGAAGAAAGAAGCCGTCAGCTCTCCGAGCGACCTTGATGCCAAGGAAGTAATGTAGAGCACCCAAGTCCTTGATGGCAAACTCATCACGCAACCGGAGAGTGATCTGCTGAAGAAGTGATGCAGTGGATGCCGTTAGGATGATGTCATCGACATAGAGCAGCAAGCAAGCAGTCGTGTCGCCATGAAGATAGACGCACAACGAGGCATCCGAGCAGGTAACGCCGAAGCCTAGTGTGCGAAGAAAACCAGCAATGCGTTGGTACCAGGCACGGGGCGCTTGCTTGAGGCCGTAGAGAGACCTAGACAGCAAGCACACATGGCCAGGATGAGTGGCATCGACGAACCCGGTGGGTTGCTCACAATAGACTTGCTCCACAAGATGGCCATGGAGAAAGGTGTTGGAGACATCCATCTGATGAACCAGCCAGCCGTGAGAGACCGCAAGCAGTAAGACGGTGCGGATCGTGCTTGGTTTGACCATCGGTGCAAATGTCTCAGTGAAGTCGACTCCAGCATGCAGACGAAAACCACGGACCACCCAGCGAGCCTTATGGTGCTCAAGAGTGCCATCCGAGCGGTTCTTATGGCGAAAGACCCACTTGCCGCTGATGACATTGGCGTGACGGGGCCGGGGAACAAGTTTTCAGGtgcggtgatacgtctccaacatatctataatttttgattgttccatgctattatactatctgttttggatgttttatatgcattaatatgctattttatattatttgtgGGACTAActgataacccataagtataggggatcaattgtagcctttctcgataagtaagagtgtcgaacccaacgaagagctaaaggtagaatttatattctctcaagttctatcaaccaccgatacaactctacgcacacttgacgttcgctttacctagagcAAGTATGAAAGTAGAAGTACTTTATAGGTGTAAAGGGATAGGTTTGCAAAATAATACAgaacacgtaaataaaagctaggggctgtttagataaataaACAATTAAGTTAGTGTAGAGaactttttgtcacaagaaagttatttgtccctaggcaatcgataactagacaggtaatcattattgcaattttatatgagggagaggcataagctaacatactttctctacttggatcatatgcacttatgattggaactctagcaagcatctgcaactactaaagtatcaagtcctctttactcccatacgcaaacaacctacttactcaagtttgtgcttctgtcactcacgccacccaccataagcgaatcatgaacatattgcaaactctacagtggggatccctcatgcttgcacGACACGTAGAGCACCATGCATGGGACAGCACCgataataaaacatacaactcaaaccaatcacgatcatcaatcaaccaataggacaaaacggatctactcaaacatcataggatagccacacatcattgggaaataatatatagcgtcgagtaccatgtttaagtagagattacagcgggtaaaagataGGTTACATTGCTGCATAAAGgaggagagagttggtgatgacggcggcgaagttgttggtgtagatcgccgtcacgatgatggctccggcggcgttccggcgccaccgggagagaggggagagagccccctcctcttcttcttccttgacctcccccctagatgggaggagggtttcccctctggtccttggcctccatgtcggcggaggggcgggagcccctccgagattggatctctctctctctgtttctgtgttcCTGTTTtttggcctttcaccgtttcttaaattcccggagatccgtaactccgattgggctgaaattttaacacgatttttatccggatatattgcggccgaagaagggcaccaaccaccttacggggtggccacaagcctCCCAGGCGGGCCCAGGGTAGGGGTgtgcccctagggcttgtgggcccctcgggcatcgtctcgcgttgattcttttccaaaaaatcacatatatttccaaaaaaatctccgttagTTTTTATGGCGtctggacttcgtttggtatggatattctgcgaaacaaaaaacatgcaacaaacaagaactgttacttggcactggatcaatatgttagtcccaaaaataatacaaaaaGTTGTCAAAAGTATACGGAAGTTGTAgaattggcatgaaacaatcaaaaattatagatacgatggagacgtatcagagtccccaagcttaattcctgctcgtcctcgagtaggtaaatgataaaaaagataatttttgatgtggagtgctacctagcataatcttgatcatataatctattcatggcatgaatattaagacatgagtgattcaaagcaatagtctataatttgacataaagacaataatacttcaagcatactaataaagtaatcatgtcttctcaatatatagtggccaaagaaagttatccctataaAGTCATATAGTctgctatgctccatcttcatcacacaaagtatttcatcatgcacaaccccgatgacaagccaagcatttgtttcatacttttaaagttctcaagctttttcactttcacgcaatatatgagcgtgagccatggatatagcactataggtggaatagaaggtggttgtgaggagaagaagaaaaggataaagtctcacatcaactaggcaaattaatgggctatggagatgcccatcaattgacgtcaatgcaaggagtagggattgccatgcaacggacgcactaagagctataagtgtatgaaagctcaaactaaaaactaagtgggtgtgcatccaacttgcttgctcatgaagacctcggacatttgaggaagctcatcatcagaatatatgagccaagttctataatgaaaaattcccactagtatatgaaagtgacaacacaggagactctctatatgaaaaacatggtgctactctgaagcacaagtgtggtaaaggatagtagcattgtcccttctctttttttctctcattttttttgttttgggctctttggcctctttttctttttctttttttgactctttggcctcttttattcatttaagtccggagtctcatcccgacttgtggaggaatcatagtctccatcatcctttcctcacatgggacaatgctctaataatgatgatcatcacacttttatttacttacaactcaaaattacaactcgatactagaacaaaatatgactctatatgaatgcctgtggcagtgtaccaggattggcaatgatctagcatagcaaagatatcaaaaaaggacaagccatgaaaatatcatgctagctatcttacgatcatgcaaagcaatatgacaatgaatgctcaagtcatgtatatgatcatgatggaagttgcatggcaatatatctcggaatggccatggaaatgccataataggtaggcatggtggctattttgaggaagatataaggaggcttatgtatgatagagcgtatcatatcacggggtttggatgcaccggcgaagtttgcaccagcTCTCGAgctgagaaagggcaatgcaagtgtaacatcccaattttcaatttggatgttaataATTAGATTATTTATATGCATCCATGATTTATGCATTTTCCCCATTGTTTTCCATTTGAATCTGATCCAAGGGACtttgagcaactcaaggaccaCAAGAGAGAGTTGGAAGTTTCCCTAAATTCCACTTTTGAATTTTTGAATTTGGAATTTGGATCAAATTTGGTTTCACCAAAATTTACTTCCGTtatttaaaaataaaataaagagagAAGATAAAAGGACTTCTTAAAAAAAGGAAATATTGGAAATTTAATTTGAAATCAAAATATATTTTTTGGGTTTGATTTGCAAATTATTTTGATGCAAATTTTATTAGCATAGCAAAAATGTTTTTATTCTTTAAACTTTGCATTTTAGGCCGAACAAATGTTCACAAGGTCATATATAAGACCATATTACTATGTGAATTTTTCTGTGATTTTTAGGCTTATTTTTGTTTGTATTTTCAATGTTTTAAAGCTTCTAAAAAAATAGAAGACgattttgtaaaaaaaattaagccgcacccgccagccggcccagccccAGCCACCAGGCGAGGCCACGACGAGCTAGCCACCAGCCAGGGATGCCAGCGAGGCCGTGCCCCACACGTAAAAAAAAGAGATCTAGCGCCCGCTGCCTCTCCACGCCCGATCTCCTTCTCTCACCCCTGGCGCTGGACCCCACCTCTTTCTTCTTCCCCACAAACAGAAACAGAGAAACCTACGCATACACGCACACACGCCGCTCTGGGTCCGATCTTCGTGGAAAACCTATCCCGAGTCAACCCCACGCCCAAGCAAGTTGTCCTATAAATAGCCCAAACCCTCCTTGACCGATTCCCCTCGAAACCCCTCGCCAAGTTCACCTCTACAACACGTACTCGTTGTTCCAATCTGATCACATAAGCTCCAATTCATCGCCGGATTCCGACGCCGGTGAGCCATCCCGAGCCTTCTCCTTTGATATGTCGACTTATCTAGATCCCTACAACCGTTTTGACATGGTCTTGCTTTGCCTCTCCATCTACAG
The Aegilops tauschii subsp. strangulata cultivar AL8/78 chromosome 3, Aet v6.0, whole genome shotgun sequence genome window above contains:
- the LOC109753791 gene encoding protein DOG1-like 2, producing the protein MDMARYVAFHQQWIAGQQAGLRELAEAAANAATERATDAELRAVVERCMRGYQEYAASRRAMARENGAAFVAPPWCTAFENSVLWLGGCRPSLAIRLLYSISGEGLEEDIEEFVSGRGRGLAEEMGLIGITATQLQQINDLHRCTLRDEGYLTERLASLQENIADRPLLPIVRERAAAAAALVGQGRSAKRDDIAGRLAAAESSGGLAAEVDAAMESYSAGLARLLEEADELRMSTARALATEILTPRQAVEMLVAAKQLHLAVRDWSRRKEEGAQNARLPRAAAATTAPSG